A window of the Chitinophagaceae bacterium genome harbors these coding sequences:
- a CDS encoding peptidase M23: protein MSEGKLFTYFKILLLSIPVSVILIIFLADSFVKEDNAEDAVSEDELAAVEEPEIHLYFGFDTAEMLVERDVVRRNESLGVILNRKGVSHTTIAHIAEASDTIFNVRRIRAGQPYVLLKSKEDEKVQHFIYEVNNTDYVVFTLDDEIAVYRDQKEIETIKRLATGIIESSLYLTLSRNNLPTILAHELSSVYAWAIDFHRLQRGDRFKLAFIEEQIDGKIIGIERIEFAVFYRGNTPFYAFYFEQEGLGDYFDENGNSLRKAFLKAPLQYSRISSGYSQRRFHPVHRVYRPHLGVDYAAPEGTPIKSVGDGVVERASYTSGNGNYVKIRHNSVYSTQYLHMSRFASGIRAGTVVKQGDLIGYVGQTGLATGPHLCFRFWKNGVQVNPLTVEVPPAEPIMDEYKSVYFEIMEKRRKILDKTEFPDQQEALTAKL from the coding sequence ATGTCTGAAGGAAAGCTTTTTACTTATTTTAAAATCCTATTACTGTCTATCCCGGTAAGTGTTATTCTAATAATATTCTTAGCGGATAGTTTTGTTAAAGAAGATAATGCAGAGGATGCTGTTTCAGAAGATGAGTTAGCTGCTGTGGAGGAGCCGGAAATACATTTATATTTTGGTTTTGACACTGCTGAAATGTTAGTTGAGCGGGATGTTGTAAGAAGAAATGAAAGTCTGGGCGTTATTTTAAATCGGAAAGGGGTATCTCATACAACCATTGCCCATATTGCCGAAGCTTCCGATACTATCTTCAATGTCAGGAGGATACGAGCCGGGCAACCTTATGTATTGCTTAAGTCGAAAGAAGATGAGAAGGTGCAGCATTTTATCTATGAGGTAAATAACACAGATTATGTAGTGTTTACTTTGGATGACGAAATAGCTGTTTACAGAGACCAAAAAGAAATTGAAACGATTAAACGTTTAGCTACAGGTATCATAGAGTCTTCACTTTATCTGACATTATCCCGAAACAATCTTCCAACAATATTAGCCCATGAGCTTTCTTCTGTTTATGCATGGGCAATTGATTTTCATCGTTTGCAAAGAGGTGACCGCTTTAAATTGGCCTTTATTGAAGAGCAAATCGATGGAAAAATTATTGGAATAGAAAGAATTGAATTTGCTGTTTTTTATCGGGGGAATACCCCTTTTTATGCTTTTTATTTTGAACAGGAAGGCTTGGGAGATTATTTTGATGAAAATGGTAACAGCTTACGTAAAGCTTTTTTAAAAGCTCCTTTACAATATTCCAGAATCAGCTCCGGCTATTCACAACGTAGATTTCATCCGGTACACAGAGTATACAGACCTCACCTGGGAGTAGATTATGCAGCTCCGGAAGGAACACCTATAAAAAGCGTAGGGGATGGAGTCGTGGAAAGAGCTTCTTATACCAGCGGAAACGGAAATTATGTAAAAATTCGACACAATAGTGTTTACAGCACTCAGTATTTACACATGAGTCGCTTTGCCTCCGGAATAAGAGCCGGAACGGTCGTTAAACAAGGTGACTTAATTGGTTATGTTGGTCAAACTGGCTTAGCTACCGGGCCTCACCTTTGTTTTCGCTTTTGGAAAAATGGAGTACAAGTAAATCCACTTACTGTAGAAGTGCCACCGGCAGAACCTATCATGGATGAATATAAATCAGTTTATTTTGAGATTATGGAAAAGAGAAGGAAAATACTCGATAAAACTGAGTTTCCGGATCAGCAGGAAGCTTTAACGGCTAAACTATAA
- a CDS encoding DUF1566 domain-containing protein, with the protein MNKLCIKGICVLLLSIPILLNVGCSKDDDDKNGGKVYTLGETGPAGGIVFYVNPAGGGLEAAPAGWTVTGNDPSASWGCVDLDVEGTSEEIGSGMANTQLIVNACNTENIAAKIANNLVHNGFDDWYLPSIEELMLLYQNSELVVDLSPSWYWSSSQTSPTSAWARHFGIGMPAEGRNKVTASNVRVRPIRTIN; encoded by the coding sequence ATGAATAAATTATGCATAAAAGGGATTTGTGTTTTGCTGCTATCTATTCCTATTTTATTAAATGTAGGATGCAGCAAGGATGATGATGATAAAAATGGGGGGAAAGTATACACCTTAGGTGAAACCGGACCTGCAGGAGGAATTGTATTTTATGTAAACCCTGCCGGAGGAGGTTTGGAAGCAGCACCTGCAGGTTGGACTGTTACAGGTAATGATCCTTCAGCAAGTTGGGGATGTGTAGATTTAGATGTGGAAGGTACGAGTGAAGAAATAGGAAGTGGAATGGCCAATACTCAGTTGATTGTTAATGCATGTAATACAGAAAATATCGCTGCAAAAATTGCAAATAATCTGGTGCATAATGGATTTGATGATTGGTATTTACCATCTATAGAAGAATTAATGCTATTGTATCAAAATAGTGAATTAGTAGTCGATTTAAGCCCATCCTGGTATTGGAGTTCCAGTCAAACGTCTCCTACATCTGCTTGGGCAAGGCACTTTGGTATCGGTATGCCGGCTGAAGGTCGCAATAAAGTCACGGCTTCAAATGTAAGAGTCAGACCGATTAGAACAATTAATTAG
- a CDS encoding 6,7-dimethyl-8-ribityllumazine synthase produces MSSSLNSPSLFDESKIPSAQNMRFGVVVSEWNQVITDTLRDGCIETLKKFGAKDDAILEILVPGSFELVPGAQMLAELKSTDAIICLGCVVKGETKHDDYINNAVANGLTQLSIKYKIPFIFGLVTTQNEQQAFDRSGGKSGHKGIESALTAIKMVHLKGDFLSRKN; encoded by the coding sequence ATGTCAAGTTCTCTGAACAGCCCTTCTCTTTTTGATGAGTCAAAAATTCCATCAGCACAGAATATGCGCTTTGGTGTAGTGGTCTCAGAATGGAATCAGGTAATTACGGACACTTTAAGAGACGGTTGTATAGAAACACTGAAAAAATTTGGTGCTAAAGATGATGCAATCCTTGAAATACTTGTACCCGGAAGTTTTGAACTTGTGCCCGGAGCACAGATGTTAGCCGAGTTAAAATCTACAGATGCTATAATATGTCTGGGTTGTGTGGTTAAAGGTGAAACCAAGCATGATGACTACATAAATAATGCAGTGGCAAATGGATTGACACAGTTGTCTATTAAGTATAAAATACCTTTTATTTTTGGTCTTGTTACTACTCAAAATGAGCAACAGGCCTTTGACCGTTCAGGAGGAAAATCCGGGCATAAAGGGATTGAATCTGCCTTAACTGCCATTAAGATGGTTCACCTGAAAGGGGATTTTCTAAGCAGAAAAAATTAA
- a CDS encoding T9SS C-terminal target domain-containing protein, whose translation MDFLFQHHFLKKLLLLTVLTMVCGTISAQSYQPGEVYFSDHDYIEYRAGNMPLIIAVPHGGYENPESIPDRTCNSPVYVRDAYTLELGQLIDSVFEIQYGCRPHMIINHLDRRKLDANRNFEDAACGNTEAEHAWQAFHYFIDEAKSIVEQDFDRGLFIDLHGHGHWNQRLELGYMLLGTTLAFSDNQLNQPAIVNYSSIKKLVGDNLNSYTHSELLRGDFSFGAMMKNRQYASVPSPQDPHPSFGELYFSGGYNTKIHGSSDGGKIDGIQLECNMTGVRDSHENRQAFAGALTEGLVQYLEVHYFGNDNFIQCATSTTEISKPELSNILTYPNPSAGFVNIQLDEQLDLNNTNLVIYDLKAAVIYQRPLEDHRFMLNLHGKISPGKYLLVIEHPQKTFRQPIIVLD comes from the coding sequence ATGGATTTTCTGTTTCAGCATCATTTTCTTAAAAAATTACTTTTATTGACTGTTTTAACAATGGTTTGCGGCACAATTTCTGCGCAATCTTATCAGCCGGGAGAGGTCTATTTTTCCGATCATGATTATATTGAGTACAGAGCAGGAAATATGCCTTTAATAATAGCTGTGCCGCATGGCGGTTATGAAAATCCTGAGTCGATACCTGATAGAACCTGTAATAGCCCGGTGTATGTAAGAGATGCTTATACACTTGAACTCGGTCAGTTAATTGATAGTGTTTTTGAAATACAATACGGTTGCCGACCGCATATGATAATAAATCATTTGGACAGAAGAAAATTAGATGCAAACCGAAATTTTGAAGATGCTGCCTGTGGAAATACGGAAGCTGAGCATGCCTGGCAAGCTTTTCATTATTTTATAGATGAAGCAAAATCGATTGTTGAACAAGATTTTGACAGGGGTCTTTTTATAGATTTGCATGGACACGGGCACTGGAATCAACGACTTGAATTAGGCTATATGCTGCTCGGTACAACCCTGGCTTTCTCTGACAATCAACTAAATCAACCGGCAATAGTCAATTACAGCAGTATTAAAAAACTGGTCGGAGATAATCTGAATAGTTACACTCATAGCGAATTGTTAAGAGGTGATTTTTCTTTTGGAGCAATGATGAAAAACCGTCAGTATGCATCTGTCCCAAGTCCACAGGATCCTCATCCTTCTTTTGGGGAGCTGTATTTCAGTGGAGGATATAATACTAAGATACATGGGTCTTCAGATGGAGGAAAAATTGACGGCATTCAGCTTGAGTGCAATATGACCGGTGTAAGAGATTCTCATGAAAATCGACAGGCATTTGCAGGGGCTTTAACGGAAGGTCTTGTTCAATACCTGGAAGTCCATTATTTTGGGAATGATAATTTTATACAATGTGCTACATCTACTACCGAAATATCCAAACCGGAATTAAGTAATATCCTGACTTACCCAAACCCTTCGGCCGGATTTGTCAATATTCAACTTGACGAACAATTAGACCTGAACAATACAAATCTTGTTATTTATGACTTAAAAGCTGCTGTTATTTATCAAAGACCCTTGGAAGATCACCGGTTTATGCTTAATCTACATGGCAAAATATCTCCCGGTAAATATTTATTAGTCATCGAGCATCCCCAAAAAACTTTTCGTCAACCAATAATAGTTTTAGATTAA
- a CDS encoding MBL fold metallo-hydrolase, with amino-acid sequence MELHVISAGFFKLDGGAMFGVVPKSLWSRFYEADEKNLCTWAMRSLLIKSDDRVILIDTGLGDKQSEKFFGHYHPHGPRLEQSLQEKGFHPDDITDVILTHLHFDHVGGAVIKNEDGELKAAFKNATYWSHSAHWEWASNPNDREKASFLKENFQPLQDAGMLKFVDKETTFLPGLTYELAHGHTESMIIPIISYKNKTIAYMADLIPSPVHVPLPYVMGYDVRPLETMKEKAAFLKNAFEKNYILFFEHDKDIECCDLKETEKGYRVNRTFELKEIL; translated from the coding sequence ATGGAGCTACATGTAATATCAGCAGGTTTTTTTAAGCTTGATGGTGGTGCCATGTTTGGGGTTGTCCCTAAATCTTTATGGTCTCGTTTTTATGAAGCTGATGAAAAAAATCTTTGTACGTGGGCAATGCGCTCCCTGCTAATCAAATCTGATGATAGGGTAATACTTATAGATACTGGACTCGGAGATAAGCAGTCTGAAAAGTTTTTTGGTCATTATCATCCTCATGGACCGCGTTTGGAGCAATCACTTCAGGAAAAAGGCTTTCATCCGGACGATATAACAGACGTAATCTTAACGCACTTACACTTTGACCACGTCGGTGGTGCAGTGATTAAAAATGAAGACGGAGAGCTTAAGGCAGCTTTTAAAAATGCGACTTACTGGTCACATTCAGCTCATTGGGAATGGGCTTCAAATCCAAACGACCGGGAAAAAGCTTCGTTTCTGAAAGAAAATTTTCAGCCTTTACAGGATGCCGGAATGTTAAAATTCGTAGATAAAGAAACTACATTTTTGCCCGGATTAACTTATGAACTGGCACATGGTCACACAGAATCTATGATTATTCCAATTATAAGTTATAAAAATAAAACAATAGCCTATATGGCAGATTTGATACCTTCTCCGGTGCACGTTCCGTTGCCTTATGTGATGGGCTATGATGTACGTCCATTGGAAACTATGAAGGAGAAAGCAGCCTTTTTAAAAAATGCCTTTGAAAAGAACTACATACTGTTTTTTGAGCACGATAAAGATATTGAATGTTGCGACCTTAAAGAAACAGAGAAAGGCTATCGTGTTAATAGAACATTTGAATTGAAAGAAATTTTATAA
- a CDS encoding TraR/DksA family transcriptional regulator, whose protein sequence is MNQEQREKLIERVEKKILFIKDDLIMLKKASKPISPENAIGRVSRMDAIQNKEITEVSIRNLEANLSNLEKLIELKDSDKLGLCLKCGSEIEFKRLFGFPESPYCMKCSNKS, encoded by the coding sequence TTGAATCAAGAACAAAGAGAGAAGTTAATTGAAAGAGTTGAAAAAAAAATCCTGTTTATTAAAGATGATTTAATAATGCTAAAAAAGGCATCTAAGCCTATCTCACCGGAAAATGCAATAGGTAGAGTAAGTAGAATGGATGCCATTCAAAATAAGGAAATTACAGAAGTTTCCATTAGAAATCTGGAAGCAAACCTTTCCAACCTTGAGAAATTAATTGAACTTAAAGACAGCGATAAGTTGGGATTGTGTTTAAAATGCGGCAGTGAAATTGAATTTAAAAGGCTCTTTGGATTTCCTGAAAGCCCCTACTGCATGAAATGCTCCAATAAGAGCTAA
- the pdhA gene encoding pyruvate dehydrogenase (acetyl-transferring) E1 component subunit alpha, translating into MSAKAKITKETYLEWYEMMYLLRKFEERAGMLYGQQKIRGFCHLYIGQEAVAAGTISATRKEDPIITAYRDHGLAIAKGIEPKAAMAELYGKETGCTKGKGGSMHFFSKEHYFFGGHGIVGAQIPLGAGIGFAEKYKGTDNVCVCFFGDGAARQGSLHESFNLAMMWKLPVVFVCENNGYAMGTSVKRSSNVDDISKLGLAYDMPTEVVDGMDPVAVHEAMSKAVARGRKKDGGPTFLEIRTYRYKGHSMSDPAKYRTKDEVEEYKSKDPIEVLKKLLLDKKYATQKKIDSIHDKVKEIVDESVKFAEESEFPGEETLYTDVYTQEDYPYIKH; encoded by the coding sequence ATGTCAGCAAAAGCAAAAATAACAAAAGAAACCTACTTGGAATGGTACGAAATGATGTATCTGCTTAGAAAGTTTGAAGAGAGAGCCGGAATGCTATACGGACAGCAAAAAATAAGAGGTTTTTGTCATTTGTATATTGGGCAGGAAGCAGTAGCTGCCGGAACAATATCAGCAACCCGTAAAGAAGATCCTATAATTACAGCTTACAGAGACCATGGATTAGCTATTGCAAAAGGAATTGAACCTAAGGCTGCAATGGCCGAATTATATGGTAAGGAGACCGGTTGTACCAAAGGAAAAGGTGGGAGTATGCACTTTTTCTCCAAAGAACATTACTTTTTTGGAGGACATGGTATAGTTGGAGCTCAAATTCCTTTAGGTGCAGGTATTGGCTTTGCTGAAAAATATAAAGGAACAGATAATGTTTGTGTCTGCTTTTTTGGAGACGGAGCTGCCAGACAGGGGAGTCTTCATGAATCATTTAATTTAGCGATGATGTGGAAGCTGCCGGTTGTTTTTGTTTGTGAAAATAATGGCTATGCAATGGGTACGTCTGTGAAAAGAAGCAGCAATGTTGATGATATTTCTAAGTTGGGTCTTGCATACGATATGCCTACGGAAGTTGTTGACGGAATGGACCCGGTTGCAGTTCATGAAGCCATGAGCAAAGCAGTAGCAAGAGGCAGAAAAAAAGACGGAGGCCCTACTTTCCTTGAAATCAGAACGTATAGATACAAAGGTCACTCCATGTCTGATCCGGCAAAATACCGAACAAAAGATGAAGTGGAAGAATATAAAAGTAAAGACCCTATAGAAGTGTTGAAAAAATTACTTTTAGATAAAAAATATGCAACTCAAAAGAAAATTGACAGTATACATGATAAAGTAAAAGAAATTGTTGATGAATCTGTTAAATTTGCGGAAGAGTCTGAATTTCCGGGCGAGGAAACCTTATACACTGATGTATATACTCAAGAAGATTATCCGTATATTAAACATTAA
- a CDS encoding tetratricopeptide repeat protein, translating into MERNNQEEVVRKDNYQRLEEFVNNNSKVLTAIAVIILLAIGGLVGYKNFYVNPMEREAQSQIIGVQRYFDQENWELVLNGDGNNLGSLDIIEAYGPTKTANLAKYYSGIAYLHLGYYEEAIVMLDNFSSNDKVISTMALGAIGDAYMELGNTDRGIRYYKRAAGNNPNPFTTPLFLLKSGMALETTGNYADAHKKYKKIKEDYPLSDEARNIEKHLARVEARK; encoded by the coding sequence ATGGAAAGAAATAATCAGGAAGAGGTAGTAAGAAAGGATAATTACCAACGTTTAGAAGAATTTGTAAACAATAACAGTAAAGTGTTAACCGCAATTGCTGTAATCATTCTATTAGCTATTGGTGGTTTAGTGGGCTATAAGAATTTTTATGTAAACCCTATGGAAAGGGAGGCCCAATCACAAATAATTGGAGTACAGAGATATTTTGATCAGGAAAATTGGGAGTTAGTCTTAAATGGAGATGGAAATAATTTAGGCTCTTTAGATATTATTGAAGCTTACGGACCTACAAAAACAGCTAACCTGGCTAAATATTACAGTGGTATCGCTTATTTACATTTAGGTTACTATGAAGAGGCAATAGTAATGCTTGATAATTTTAGTTCTAATGATAAGGTGATTTCTACCATGGCTTTGGGGGCTATAGGGGATGCATATATGGAACTCGGCAATACAGACAGGGGAATCAGATATTATAAAAGAGCTGCCGGAAATAATCCGAACCCATTCACTACTCCTTTGTTTCTCTTGAAAAGTGGTATGGCACTGGAAACTACCGGAAATTATGCCGATGCTCATAAGAAATACAAAAAAATTAAAGAGGATTACCCTTTATCTGATGAAGCCAGAAATATAGAAAAGCATTTGGCCAGAGTTGAAGCACGAAAATAA
- a CDS encoding helicase, with amino-acid sequence MKNKTEQDERLYLKKIIQSLKDALTAINEDVQTRAKELQKQKEFLYENKAGMDHVEKVSVRQSINLSAMVGDTVVAKKSRIMKLVSSPYFGRVDFKRKNQADSNSIYIGLHSYFDEKKNKNLIHDWRAPVSGLFYDYEPGEAEYLSPEGIVRGEILLKRQYRIRNEKMEFMLETSFNIHDDILQEELSKASDEKMKNIVATIQRDQNRIIRDEVSRVLIIQGVAGSGKTSIALHRVAFLLYRFKESLESKDLLILSPNKVFADYISNVLPELGEESLPEKSIEELANELLKNKYKFETFFEQVNQLLDKNDDSFAERIRFKASFEFLNKLNQFLVHIENNYLTPTDILIRRNYVVPAWFIEERFKARHRIPILKRFDAIVTDIEENVKVFYKYEVTTEERNELRKEVSAMFKITNLRKIYKDFYDWMEKPDMFKLAKHSRLEYADVFPLIFMKIYLEGSKTYSQVKHLLIDEMQDYTPVQYALIAKLFNCKMTILGDANQSVNPYSSTNSEDISKVFSGSKSVMLNKSYRSSFEISQFAQKISPNSNLEAIERHGEKPQVLKFATKEAELEKILSLIKEFQKSEHRSMGIICKTNKKAESLFKKLEKFEDNLHLITEKSSTFYFGITISSAHLSKGLEFDRVLVPSVTAKNYNSVVDKSMLYIACTRAMHSLVLTYVKEKSVFL; translated from the coding sequence ATGAAAAATAAAACTGAGCAGGATGAACGCCTGTATCTTAAAAAAATCATCCAAAGCCTGAAGGATGCTCTAACTGCTATTAATGAAGATGTCCAAACCCGAGCCAAAGAGTTACAAAAACAAAAGGAGTTCCTCTACGAAAACAAAGCCGGTATGGATCATGTCGAAAAGGTTTCTGTCAGACAATCCATAAACTTATCAGCTATGGTTGGGGATACTGTAGTAGCTAAAAAGTCCCGAATAATGAAATTGGTCAGTTCTCCATATTTTGGCAGAGTAGATTTTAAAAGGAAAAATCAAGCAGATAGCAACTCAATCTACATTGGACTCCATTCTTATTTTGATGAAAAAAAGAATAAAAACCTTATTCATGACTGGCGGGCTCCGGTTTCCGGTTTGTTTTATGATTATGAGCCGGGTGAAGCTGAATATCTTTCTCCGGAAGGTATTGTTAGAGGTGAAATTTTACTCAAAAGACAATACCGCATCCGCAACGAAAAGATGGAGTTTATGCTGGAAACTTCTTTTAATATACATGATGATATATTGCAGGAAGAACTCAGTAAGGCTTCTGATGAAAAAATGAAAAACATTGTGGCTACTATTCAGCGTGATCAAAATAGGATTATTCGCGATGAAGTTTCCAGAGTACTAATTATACAAGGGGTAGCCGGTTCAGGAAAAACTTCAATTGCTCTTCACAGAGTGGCTTTCCTGCTTTACAGATTTAAAGAAAGTCTTGAATCAAAAGACCTTTTAATTTTATCCCCAAACAAAGTTTTTGCAGATTATATTTCAAATGTTTTGCCGGAACTTGGTGAAGAAAGCCTTCCTGAAAAAAGCATAGAGGAACTGGCAAATGAACTATTGAAAAATAAATATAAATTTGAGACTTTTTTTGAACAGGTAAATCAGCTATTAGATAAAAATGATGACTCTTTTGCGGAAAGAATACGCTTTAAAGCTTCATTTGAATTTCTTAATAAACTCAATCAGTTTCTCGTACACATTGAAAACAACTATCTCACACCGACAGACATCCTGATTAGAAGAAATTATGTTGTTCCCGCATGGTTTATTGAAGAACGATTTAAAGCCCGTCATCGAATCCCTATTCTTAAACGCTTTGATGCAATAGTGACGGATATAGAAGAAAATGTAAAAGTCTTTTATAAATATGAAGTCACTACAGAAGAAAGAAACGAGCTCCGAAAAGAAGTTTCTGCAATGTTTAAAATCACTAATCTGCGGAAAATTTATAAGGATTTTTACGACTGGATGGAGAAACCGGATATGTTTAAACTTGCCAAACACTCGAGGCTTGAATATGCCGATGTTTTTCCATTGATTTTTATGAAAATATATCTCGAAGGCAGTAAAACATATAGTCAGGTAAAACATCTTTTGATAGATGAAATGCAAGACTATACTCCCGTACAGTATGCTTTGATAGCAAAATTGTTTAATTGCAAAATGACCATTCTTGGCGATGCTAATCAGTCAGTCAATCCTTATAGCTCCACAAACTCGGAAGATATAAGTAAAGTTTTTTCCGGTAGTAAAAGTGTGATGCTCAATAAAAGTTACCGCTCAAGCTTTGAAATTTCTCAATTTGCACAGAAGATTTCACCCAATTCAAATCTGGAAGCTATAGAAAGGCATGGAGAAAAACCTCAGGTTCTGAAATTTGCTACTAAAGAAGCGGAATTAGAAAAAATTCTATCATTGATAAAAGAGTTTCAAAAATCTGAACACCGCTCTATGGGTATCATCTGTAAAACAAACAAAAAAGCGGAAAGCCTATTTAAAAAATTGGAAAAATTTGAGGATAACCTTCATTTAATCACAGAAAAAAGCAGTACATTTTATTTCGGGATAACTATAAGTAGCGCTCATTTATCTAAAGGACTTGAGTTTGACAGAGTTTTGGTTCCAAGTGTAACAGCTAAAAACTACAATTCAGTAGTAGACAAAAGTATGCTTTATATAGCTTGTACAAGAGCGATGCACAGCCTTGTTTTAACTTACGTAAAAGAAAAATCTGTTTTTTTGTAA